AAGTCAGGGCAGAGTTTTTTGGCCTGGGCGGTTGGCATGGCGGAGCGCACGCCGTAACTGCGAGCTTCATAATTGCATGTGGAGATTACCCCGCGGCGGTCACTGCTACCACCTACGGCGAGTGGGCGCCCGCGAAGATTGGGATCGTCTCGCATTTCGACCGAAGCGTAAAAACAATCACAGTCGCAGTGGATAATCTTTCTCATGCTGTGATTATATACAGTGTTTTATGGCGCCAGGAAGTTATTTCTGCCTTTAGACAGAGCCGGTTTGACAACGGATAGGTGAACGATGAGTAGCATTCCTTTAGTGGAGACCCCTGATTCAGATGAAGCCATCAGGGTATTTGCAGAAATTCAGGATGAGCTGGGTGGGATTCCCAGCCTGTTTAGGATTTATGCCCACCACCAAGGACTGCTGCTAGCTAATTGGCAGAAGTTCAAGGCAGTGATGTTACACGGCTGTCTTTCCGCCCAGCTGAAGGAGGCTATTGGCTTGGCGGTCTCTGCGGATAATCACTGTGATTATGGCATTTACCACCACAGTACCTCCCTGCAAATGCTCGGGGTAACCCCCGATGAAGTCATGCGTATTCGCACAGATCCAAAGAATGTGCACTTTTCCGAGAAGGAGCATGCGCTGTTTGACCTAGCTCGCAACGCCAATACATCCCCAGACGATCACCGGCAGCACCTGATCGCTGAGGCACGCAAGCTGGGAGCGGGGGATGATGAGTTATTGGAAGCCTTGGGGGTTATGGAGCTGGTGCTGGGCTTCAACCACCTGGCAGAAGTGCTGGATCTGGTGCCAACCAGAACGCCCCACCAAAAATAACCCCGGTGAATTGCCGGGGTTAAATCTTGTATAGCGCAAGGGTATTACTTGGGTGGCCGGCCCCTGCCAAAAATCAATGTCAGGACAAAAAGCACAATAAAGATGAAGAAGAGGATTTTAGCGATTTCTGTCGCTGTTGTGGCGATACCACTGAAACCGAAAAATGCGGCTATCAGTGCAATAACCAGGAAAATAATGGCCCAACGTAGCATAGTGGTCTCCAGTTAAGATAGAGGGAACCG
The DNA window shown above is from Microbulbifer variabilis and carries:
- a CDS encoding carboxymuconolactone decarboxylase family protein yields the protein MSSIPLVETPDSDEAIRVFAEIQDELGGIPSLFRIYAHHQGLLLANWQKFKAVMLHGCLSAQLKEAIGLAVSADNHCDYGIYHHSTSLQMLGVTPDEVMRIRTDPKNVHFSEKEHALFDLARNANTSPDDHRQHLIAEARKLGAGDDELLEALGVMELVLGFNHLAEVLDLVPTRTPHQK
- a CDS encoding DUF1328 domain-containing protein encodes the protein MLRWAIIFLVIALIAAFFGFSGIATTATEIAKILFFIFIVLFVLTLIFGRGRPPK